The following proteins come from a genomic window of Montipora foliosa isolate CH-2021 chromosome 2, ASM3666993v2, whole genome shotgun sequence:
- the LOC137992794 gene encoding neuronal pentraxin receptor-like: MANVGLYFLFIAVVFISFSEAQKPSDLSPSACHCSPTIKVSVEGDKGDLCEANKQLQQGIDHLRKELETVKNRSSQIMSGLPTREFDLYFTNFGINDYVIHHGLEVTSAFTICFRVRTTEKTANYLSVVSYSLPTSYNEIVVFRMSDIRLYVGEESIDTGVPVDDGDWHHVCITWESTNGTWKVYKDGSVQASGSQLKSGYKLKTNGILTVGQEQDSFGGGFVPSQSYLGELTGLNIWNRVLSFSEILIMSKSCHVGQGNVKKWSDFKVGIRGNVRVISPSACKV; the protein is encoded by the exons ATGGCAAATGTTGGGCTCTATTTCCTGTTTATCGCAGTtgtgtttatttctttttcagaaGCACAAAAACCCAGCGATCTCTCTCCATCCGCTTGTCACTGTAGTCCAACGATAAAGGTGTCAGTGGAAGGTGACAAGGGCGACTTGTGTGAGGCAAACAAACAACTCCAACAAGGCATTGACCACTTGAGGAAAGAACTTGAGACTGTGAAAAATCGAAGCAGTCAGATTATGTCAG GTTTGCCTACGAGGGAATTCGACCTTTATTTCACGAATTTTGGAATCAATGATTACGTTATCCATCATGGTCTGGAGGTAACCAGTGCTTTTACGATTTGCTTCCGAGTGCGTACCACTGAAAAGACAGCCAATTATCTGTCAGTCGTGAGTTATAGCTTGCCAACGAGCTACAATGAAATCGTGGTGTTCAGGATGTCAGACATTCGGCTCTATGTCGGTGAAGAATCAAT AGATACCGGTGTACCTGTAGATGACGGTGACTGGCATCACGTTTGTATCACATGGGAGAGCACGAATGGCACGTGGAAAGTTTACAAAGATGGCAGCGTGCAAGCCAGTGGGTCTCAGTTGAAGTCTGGTTATAAATTAAAGACCAACGGAATCCTCACTGTCGGGCAAGAGCAAGATTCTTTTGGTGGTGGCTTTGTGCCATCTCAAAGTTACCTCGGAGAGCTGACGGGCCTCAATATCTGGAACCGAGTTCTCTCTTTTAGCGAGATCTTGATAATGTCGAAATCATGCCATGTGGGGCAGGGTAACGTTAAGAAATGGTCTGATTTTAAAGTAGGAATCAGAGGCAATGTAAGGGTTATCTCCCCATCGGCTTGTAAAGTGTAA